One genomic region from Anticarsia gemmatalis isolate Benzon Research Colony breed Stoneville strain chromosome 7, ilAntGemm2 primary, whole genome shotgun sequence encodes:
- the UQCR-Q gene encoding ubiquinol-cytochrome c reductase ubiquinone-binding protein: MGKHFGELAKIRGLVTYKLSPHEQRAYAGAISNGIPNIFRRFRESVFKVAPPFILGYLIYEGVEREHHRLSRKNPADFENDQ; encoded by the exons atGGGAAAGCATTTTGGAGAATTAGCTAAAATCCGAGGATTGGTTACCTACAAGTTATCGCCCCATGAACAACGGGCGTATGCTGGTGCCATCTCCAATGGTATTCCCAACATCTTCCGTAGATTCCGCGAAAGCGTATTTAAGGTTGCCCCAC cGTTCATCCTTGGTTACCTGATCTATGAAGGTGTTGAGAGGGAGCACCACCGTCTCTCTCGTAAGAATCCTGCTGATTTTGAAAatgatcaataa